A single region of the Ancylobacter novellus DSM 506 genome encodes:
- a CDS encoding ATP-binding protein, translating into MTAPDTLPTDPPQPLRFGIGGRLLTAFIGVGALAVGACIVGWLSYARLSAELESTARGHVPALVFAARLSEAGGRLTAAATELATAERREAHAGAMARARARLDDLRGLLDTAPAAGAATGFGALRRQAESLTANLDAVDRTATERFDIEGRTRTIVEELRWLQADLVDEVEPLVDDARFNIHAALEQVGEPDAASNAQKVLRDENAKTEAILVLNAQAHLTVGILGRVATVRAVEDMKQTSHFLGEAADELAVEGKRLEVWPDSITVRQIVERLVALSNIESGLPNLRAAEIAAADDGQRLLAENREIVGEVGRTIAEVARRIEGEARDAAARAAEAIEIGRGLLLGIALLSLVVAVLVGWFYVRRSLIARLERLTVAADAIAEGGPVELALPPARTGGDELDRLSHALAVFRQTRDELVQAAKLAALGQMAAGIGHELNQPLAAIRSHAHNATVLLSRSRPAEAAESLGRIESLTARMAQSISHLKRFARRPEPAIGPVDLGAAVEGALSLFTRRIAEERIVLERDIPAELKVLAEEVRLEQVLVNLVSNALDALDGAGERRIAISARRDGPHVRIDVRDTGTGVGEGMRAQMFDPFVTSKPPGQGLGLGLSLSFNIVRDFGGRLILVESSPQGSTFAIELREAA; encoded by the coding sequence ATGACCGCGCCGGACACGCTGCCGACCGATCCTCCGCAACCGCTGCGCTTCGGCATTGGCGGGCGGCTGCTGACCGCCTTCATCGGCGTCGGTGCGCTGGCGGTCGGCGCCTGCATCGTCGGCTGGCTCTCCTATGCGCGGCTCAGCGCCGAGCTGGAATCGACGGCGCGCGGGCATGTGCCGGCGCTCGTCTTCGCCGCGCGCCTGTCGGAGGCCGGCGGACGGCTCACCGCTGCCGCCACCGAGCTCGCCACCGCCGAGCGGCGCGAGGCCCATGCCGGCGCCATGGCCCGTGCCCGCGCGCGGCTGGACGATTTGCGCGGCCTGCTCGACACGGCTCCGGCCGCCGGGGCGGCGACCGGCTTCGGCGCGCTGCGCCGGCAGGCCGAGTCCCTCACCGCCAATCTCGACGCGGTGGACCGGACTGCGACGGAGCGTTTCGACATAGAGGGTCGCACCCGCACCATCGTCGAGGAGTTGCGCTGGCTACAGGCCGATCTCGTGGACGAAGTCGAGCCGCTGGTGGACGACGCCCGCTTCAACATCCACGCCGCGCTGGAGCAGGTCGGCGAGCCTGACGCCGCCTCCAACGCGCAGAAGGTGCTGCGCGACGAGAATGCCAAGACCGAGGCCATCCTCGTGCTCAACGCACAGGCGCACCTTACCGTTGGCATATTGGGTCGCGTCGCCACGGTGCGCGCGGTCGAGGATATGAAGCAGACCAGCCATTTCCTCGGCGAGGCGGCGGACGAACTCGCCGTTGAGGGCAAGCGGCTGGAGGTCTGGCCCGACAGCATCACCGTGCGCCAGATCGTCGAGCGCCTCGTCGCGCTCTCCAACATAGAGAGCGGCCTGCCGAACCTGCGCGCCGCCGAGATCGCCGCCGCCGATGACGGCCAGCGCCTGCTGGCCGAGAACCGTGAGATCGTCGGCGAGGTCGGCCGCACCATCGCCGAGGTCGCCCGGCGCATCGAAGGCGAGGCGCGCGACGCCGCCGCGCGGGCGGCCGAGGCAATCGAGATCGGCCGCGGGCTGCTGCTCGGCATCGCGCTGCTGTCGCTGGTGGTCGCCGTGCTGGTTGGCTGGTTCTATGTCCGCCGCAGCCTGATCGCGCGCCTGGAGCGGCTCACCGTCGCCGCCGACGCCATCGCCGAGGGCGGGCCGGTGGAGCTTGCCCTGCCGCCGGCGCGTACCGGCGGCGATGAGCTCGACCGGCTCTCCCATGCGCTCGCCGTGTTCCGACAGACCCGCGACGAACTGGTGCAGGCGGCCAAGCTCGCCGCGCTCGGCCAGATGGCCGCCGGCATCGGCCACGAACTGAACCAGCCGCTCGCCGCCATTCGCTCGCACGCCCATAATGCCACGGTGCTGCTCTCGCGCTCGCGTCCGGCCGAAGCGGCGGAAAGCTTGGGGCGGATCGAATCCCTGACCGCCCGCATGGCGCAGAGCATCAGTCACCTCAAGCGTTTCGCCCGCCGGCCGGAGCCGGCCATAGGACCGGTCGATCTCGGTGCGGCAGTGGAAGGGGCGCTGTCGCTGTTCACCCGCCGGATCGCCGAGGAGCGCATCGTCTTGGAACGCGACATCCCGGCGGAGCTGAAGGTGCTCGCCGAAGAGGTGCGGCTGGAGCAGGTGTTGGTCAATCTCGTATCCAACGCACTCGACGCGCTGGACGGCGCCGGGGAGCGCCGCATCGCCATCTCCGCGCGGCGCGATGGACCGCATGTGCGCATCGACGTACGCGACACCGGAACGGGCGTCGGCGAGGGAATGCGCGCCCAGATGTTCGATCCCTTCGTCACCAGCAAGCCGCCGGGGCAGGGGCTCGGCCTCGGCCTGTCGCTGTCCTTCAACATCGTGCGCGACTTCGGCGGGCGGCTTATCCTGGTGGAAAGCTCGCCGCAGGGCAGCACCTTCGCCATAGAGCTGCGCGAGGCCGCATGA
- a CDS encoding sigma-54-dependent transcriptional regulator, with translation MNASPSHDVLLVDDDDEVRVAYAQTLQLDGLETAAFASAGDALKQIEPGFPGVLVSDVRMPGMDGLALLKAVAKIDRDIPVVLVTGHGDVPMALEAIRGGAWDFVEKPADPVLLVETVRRAVQHRRLVLENRALRQPAEPDDAWAGRLIGRSDAMRRVRHTLSVLADVPTDVLLFGETGTGKELAARALHDFGRRRGARFVAVNCAALPENMIESELFGHEAGAFTGARERRIGKIEHASRGTLFLDEIESMPLGAQTRLLRALQERSVERLGSNVEIQVDIRVVAATKVDLVALAAEGRFREDLVYRLNTVTVRLPPLRDRREDVPMLFRYFLARLAERHDAEPETPSPATLAALMERPWPGNVRELRNEAERFVLGLEELPGVAPADAPVAPLDAAVDAAERQAIVAALARHGGRVGQSADALGVSRKTLYLKMRKYGLERAGVED, from the coding sequence ATGAACGCTTCCCCTTCCCACGACGTGCTGCTGGTCGACGACGACGACGAGGTGCGCGTCGCCTATGCGCAGACGCTCCAGCTCGACGGGCTGGAGACCGCCGCCTTCGCCAGCGCCGGTGACGCGCTGAAGCAGATCGAGCCCGGCTTCCCCGGCGTGCTGGTGAGCGACGTGCGCATGCCCGGCATGGACGGGCTGGCGCTGTTGAAGGCGGTGGCGAAGATCGACCGCGACATCCCGGTCGTGCTGGTCACCGGCCATGGCGACGTGCCGATGGCGCTGGAGGCGATACGCGGCGGCGCGTGGGATTTCGTCGAGAAGCCGGCCGATCCGGTGCTGCTGGTCGAGACGGTGCGCCGCGCCGTGCAGCATCGCCGCCTCGTGCTGGAGAACCGCGCGCTGCGCCAGCCCGCCGAGCCGGACGATGCCTGGGCCGGCCGGTTGATCGGGCGCTCGGACGCCATGCGGCGGGTGCGCCACACGCTCTCCGTGCTCGCCGACGTGCCCACCGATGTGCTGCTGTTCGGCGAGACCGGAACGGGCAAGGAGCTCGCCGCCCGCGCGCTGCACGATTTCGGCCGCCGGCGCGGGGCTCGCTTTGTCGCGGTGAATTGCGCCGCGCTGCCGGAGAACATGATCGAAAGCGAGCTGTTCGGCCATGAGGCCGGCGCTTTCACCGGCGCGCGCGAGCGGCGCATCGGCAAGATCGAGCACGCTAGTCGCGGCACGCTGTTCCTCGACGAGATCGAATCCATGCCGCTCGGCGCGCAGACCCGGCTGCTGCGCGCCTTGCAGGAGCGCTCGGTCGAGCGGCTCGGCTCCAATGTCGAGATACAGGTGGACATCCGCGTGGTGGCGGCGACCAAGGTCGATCTGGTGGCCCTGGCGGCGGAGGGTCGTTTCCGCGAGGACCTCGTCTACCGCCTCAACACGGTGACGGTGCGCCTGCCGCCCCTGCGCGACCGGCGCGAGGACGTGCCGATGCTGTTCCGTTATTTCCTGGCAAGGCTGGCCGAGCGGCACGATGCCGAGCCGGAGACGCCGTCGCCCGCCACGCTGGCGGCGCTGATGGAGCGGCCCTGGCCGGGCAATGTGCGCGAATTGCGCAACGAGGCGGAACGCTTCGTGCTCGGCCTGGAAGAGTTGCCCGGCGTGGCGCCGGCCGATGCGCCCGTCGCTCCGCTCGACGCCGCCGTGGATGCCGCCGAGCGGCAGGCCATCGTCGCCGCGCTGGCGCGTCATGGCGGCAGGGTCGGGCAGAGCGCCGACGCGCTCGGCGTTTCGCGCAAGACGCTGTACCTCAAGATGCGCAAGTACGGGCTGGAGCGGGCAGGGGTTGAGGACTGA
- a CDS encoding ABC transporter substrate-binding protein has product MIRSAAFAATLALASFTATGAFAQGKVTVVTSFSKDVTDPIKGAFEKTNPGITLDVQNRNTNAGVKYLDETKSNPQVDLFWASAPDAFEVLKGKGLLQKYTPKAEGIPAKIGAYPINDPDGFYFGFAASGYGIMWNTRYQQANDLPEPKEWGDLATAPYYDHVAIASPARSGTTHLTIETILQGEGWDKGWATIKNMAGNFQTITERSFGVPEAVNSGQVGYGIVIDFFAFSAQGSGFPVKFVYPTVTTVVPANVGIVANAPNTKNAQAFVDFLLSPAGQEVLLEPSIRRLPVNPAVYAKAPEGYPNPFKDPRFASMTLFDVDKSGARTDVVDTLFDQLISFQLDNLKGVTKSIHEVEGKLAKKDNPQARALIKEARDLIAAMPVAEADASSEAIRGAFTGSKEKGARQAELEQKWATFAKENYAKAKAKVDEAAKLAN; this is encoded by the coding sequence ATGATCCGCTCCGCCGCCTTCGCGGCCACCCTCGCGCTCGCCTCGTTTACCGCCACGGGCGCCTTTGCCCAGGGCAAGGTGACGGTCGTCACCTCCTTCTCCAAGGACGTCACCGACCCGATCAAGGGCGCGTTCGAGAAGACCAATCCGGGCATCACGCTCGACGTCCAGAACCGCAACACCAATGCGGGCGTGAAATATCTCGACGAGACCAAGTCCAACCCGCAGGTCGACCTGTTCTGGGCCTCGGCGCCGGACGCCTTCGAGGTGCTGAAGGGCAAGGGCCTGCTGCAGAAATACACCCCGAAGGCCGAGGGCATCCCGGCCAAGATCGGGGCCTATCCGATCAACGACCCGGACGGCTTCTATTTCGGCTTCGCCGCCTCCGGCTACGGCATCATGTGGAACACCCGCTACCAGCAGGCCAACGACCTGCCGGAGCCGAAGGAATGGGGCGACCTCGCCACCGCGCCCTATTACGACCACGTCGCCATCGCCTCGCCGGCGCGCTCCGGCACTACGCACCTGACCATCGAGACGATCCTGCAGGGCGAGGGCTGGGATAAGGGCTGGGCCACCATCAAGAACATGGCCGGCAACTTCCAGACCATCACCGAGCGCTCCTTCGGCGTGCCGGAGGCGGTCAATTCCGGTCAGGTCGGCTACGGCATCGTCATCGACTTCTTCGCCTTCTCGGCGCAGGGCTCGGGCTTCCCGGTCAAGTTCGTCTACCCGACCGTGACCACGGTGGTCCCGGCCAATGTCGGCATTGTCGCCAACGCGCCGAACACCAAGAACGCGCAGGCCTTCGTCGATTTCCTGCTCTCGCCCGCCGGCCAGGAAGTGCTGCTTGAGCCGTCCATCCGCCGTCTGCCGGTCAATCCGGCGGTCTATGCCAAGGCGCCCGAGGGCTATCCCAACCCATTCAAGGATCCGCGTTTCGCCTCGATGACGCTGTTCGACGTCGACAAGTCCGGCGCGCGCACGGACGTCGTCGACACGCTGTTCGACCAGCTCATCTCCTTCCAGCTCGACAACCTCAAGGGCGTGACCAAGTCGATCCACGAGGTCGAGGGCAAGCTCGCCAAGAAGGACAACCCGCAGGCCCGCGCCTTGATCAAGGAAGCGCGCGACCTCATCGCCGCCATGCCCGTCGCCGAGGCGGATGCCTCCAGCGAGGCCATTCGCGGCGCCTTCACCGGCTCAAAGGAGAAGGGGGCGCGCCAAGCCGAGCTCGAGCAGAAATGGGCGACCTTCGCCAAGGAGAACTACGCCAAGGCCAAGGCCAAGGTGGACGAGGCGGCGAAGCTCGCCAACTGA
- a CDS encoding ABC transporter permease, translated as MSLALSGAARTPARRWRLPGTPGQIALALGIGAFLLAFLIVPVASVIYVAFTEKGTGAFTLVNFADFFRTDLFLRSFWNSFYVSAATVVLASVFALPLAYITTRFDFRGAVIVQTLGFLPLIMPPFVGAVSMQLLFGRNGTVNLLLMDWFGFRIPFMEGLNGVIFVQAIHYFPFILINLSAALRNIDRSMEEAAQNLGSSGMRLFRRIVLPLAMPGYVAGASLVFVKVFDDLATPLLLNVKDMLAPQAYLRVTSIGIADPMGYVISVVLIVVSVAAMWISALALKGRDYATTQRGGGGLARRRMRPWESAVAYGVVGLILLLVLAPHIGLLLLSFATIWSYSPLPDGFTVAHYGRVFGESSLYIKNTLIYATLAGSIDVVLGVAIAYLVLRTKLVGRQWLDWAAMAALAVPGVVLGIGYLRTFFGVHLPNGTPLATLWIVIVLALAIRRLPYALRACYAALQQISESLEEAAENLGATKARTVRRIVVPLMTGGILAGFVTSFATAAVELSATLMLVQSNADAPLAYGLYVFMQSAAGRGPGAALGVIAVLLVAACTLLSQYILDRNQKNRGAA; from the coding sequence ATGTCGCTCGCCCTCTCCGGTGCTGCCCGCACGCCCGCGCGGCGCTGGCGCCTGCCCGGCACGCCGGGACAGATCGCCCTCGCGCTCGGCATCGGCGCGTTCCTGCTCGCCTTCCTGATCGTGCCCGTCGCCTCGGTGATCTATGTCGCCTTCACCGAGAAGGGGACCGGTGCCTTCACCCTGGTGAACTTCGCCGACTTCTTCCGCACCGACCTGTTCCTGCGCTCGTTCTGGAACTCGTTCTACGTGTCGGCGGCGACCGTGGTGCTGGCCTCGGTCTTCGCGCTGCCGCTCGCCTACATCACCACGCGCTTCGATTTCCGCGGCGCGGTGATCGTGCAGACGCTCGGCTTCCTGCCGCTGATCATGCCGCCCTTCGTCGGCGCGGTGTCGATGCAGCTGCTGTTCGGGCGCAACGGCACGGTCAACCTCTTGCTGATGGACTGGTTCGGCTTCCGCATCCCCTTCATGGAAGGGTTGAACGGCGTCATCTTCGTCCAAGCCATCCACTATTTCCCCTTCATCCTCATCAACCTCTCGGCGGCGTTGCGCAACATCGACCGCTCGATGGAGGAGGCGGCGCAGAATCTAGGCTCCTCCGGCATGCGGCTGTTCCGGCGCATCGTGCTGCCGCTCGCCATGCCCGGCTATGTGGCCGGCGCCTCGCTGGTCTTCGTGAAGGTGTTCGACGACCTCGCCACGCCGCTGCTGCTGAACGTGAAGGACATGCTGGCACCGCAGGCCTACCTGCGCGTCACCTCGATCGGCATCGCCGACCCGATGGGCTATGTCATCTCCGTGGTGCTGATCGTCGTCTCCGTAGCCGCCATGTGGATCTCGGCACTGGCACTCAAGGGCCGCGACTACGCCACCACCCAGCGCGGCGGCGGCGGCCTCGCCCGCCGCAGGATGCGCCCGTGGGAAAGCGCCGTCGCCTATGGGGTCGTCGGCCTGATCCTGCTGCTGGTGCTTGCCCCGCATATCGGCCTGCTGCTGCTCTCCTTCGCCACCATCTGGTCCTATAGTCCGCTGCCGGACGGCTTCACCGTCGCCCACTACGGCCGGGTGTTCGGAGAGAGTTCGCTCTACATCAAGAACACGCTGATCTATGCCACGCTCGCTGGCAGCATCGACGTCGTGCTTGGCGTCGCCATCGCCTATCTGGTGCTGCGCACCAAGCTCGTCGGCCGGCAATGGCTCGACTGGGCGGCAATGGCCGCGCTCGCGGTGCCGGGCGTGGTGCTCGGCATCGGCTACCTGCGCACCTTCTTCGGCGTTCACCTGCCGAACGGCACGCCGCTGGCGACGCTGTGGATCGTCATCGTGCTGGCGCTCGCCATACGACGCCTGCCTTATGCGCTGCGCGCCTGCTACGCCGCGCTCCAGCAGATCTCCGAATCGCTGGAGGAGGCTGCCGAGAATCTCGGCGCTACCAAGGCGCGCACGGTGCGGCGCATCGTGGTGCCGTTGATGACGGGCGGCATCCTCGCCGGCTTCGTCACCAGCTTCGCCACGGCGGCGGTCGAGCTCTCGGCCACGCTGATGCTGGTGCAGTCCAACGCCGACGCGCCGCTGGCCTATGGCCTCTACGTCTTCATGCAGTCCGCCGCCGGCCGCGGGCCGGGCGCGGCGCTCGGCGTCATCGCCGTGCTGCTCGTCGCCGCCTGCACGCTGCTGTCGCAATACATCCTCGACCGTAACCAGAAGAACCGGGGAGCCGCCTGA
- a CDS encoding ABC transporter ATP-binding protein, translating to MTATAQKSAPEAALHTEALDVRIKGVNLSYGSNHVLKDIDLDIHAGEFFAFLGPSGCGKTTLLRLIAGFNTADTGTVSVGGRDIGNLPPWKRDVGLVFQSYALWPHMTVAQNVAFGLEERGVPRAEIKRRVGAALEIVGLSHLADRRPSQLSGGQQQRVALARTVVIEPKVLLLDEPLSNLDAKMRVQVRRELRDLQQRLGLTTIFVTHDQEEANTVCDRIAVMSDGIVQQVGTPMELYERPANLFVANFLGTANVVEGKIAGSGAERVFETASGWKLPVASGIDVPAGARLVFRPQVARIVEGKTSVPSLKGEVVRREFLGSLIRYGVVSGGQEITVDEPFRPGQGQHEIGTHVTVDVPTSAALWLA from the coding sequence ATGACCGCCACTGCCCAGAAGAGCGCGCCCGAGGCGGCGCTGCACACCGAGGCGCTCGACGTGCGCATAAAGGGGGTCAACCTCTCCTACGGCAGCAACCATGTGCTGAAGGACATCGACCTCGACATCCACGCCGGCGAGTTCTTCGCCTTCCTCGGCCCGTCCGGCTGCGGGAAGACGACGCTGCTGCGCCTGATCGCCGGCTTCAATACGGCGGATACCGGCACGGTGAGCGTCGGCGGGCGCGACATCGGCAACCTGCCGCCTTGGAAGCGCGATGTCGGCCTCGTGTTCCAGAGCTACGCGCTGTGGCCGCATATGACGGTCGCGCAGAACGTCGCCTTCGGGCTGGAGGAGCGCGGCGTGCCACGCGCCGAGATCAAGCGTCGCGTCGGCGCGGCGCTGGAGATCGTAGGCTTGAGCCATCTGGCCGATCGGCGACCCTCGCAGCTCTCCGGCGGCCAGCAGCAGCGCGTGGCGCTGGCCCGCACCGTGGTGATCGAGCCGAAGGTGTTGCTGCTCGACGAGCCGCTGTCCAACCTCGACGCCAAGATGCGGGTGCAGGTGCGCCGCGAGCTGCGCGACCTGCAGCAGCGGCTCGGCCTCACCACCATTTTCGTCACCCACGACCAGGAGGAGGCCAACACGGTCTGCGACCGCATCGCGGTGATGAGCGACGGTATCGTGCAGCAGGTCGGCACGCCGATGGAGCTCTATGAACGCCCGGCCAACCTGTTCGTGGCCAATTTCCTCGGCACCGCCAATGTGGTCGAGGGTAAGATTGCCGGCAGCGGCGCCGAACGCGTCTTCGAGACCGCGAGCGGCTGGAAGCTGCCGGTAGCGAGTGGGATCGATGTGCCGGCGGGTGCCCGGCTGGTCTTCCGGCCGCAGGTCGCCCGCATCGTCGAAGGCAAGACGAGCGTGCCTTCGTTGAAGGGCGAGGTCGTGCGCCGCGAGTTCCTCGGCAGTCTCATTCGCTACGGCGTCGTCTCGGGCGGGCAGGAGATCACGGTCGACGAGCCCTTCCGGCCCGGACAGGGCCAGCACGAGATCGGCACGCATGTCACGGTCGACGTCCCGACATCGGCCGCGCTCTGGCTGGCGTGA
- a CDS encoding NUDIX hydrolase, which yields MSKKKSKSVNNGRPRAQVDALPFRISGGQLEILVLTSRQTRRAVVPKGWPMKNRKPWKAAQVEARQE from the coding sequence ATGTCCAAGAAGAAGTCCAAATCCGTCAATAATGGCCGCCCGCGAGCGCAGGTCGACGCGCTTCCTTTTCGCATCTCCGGCGGACAGCTGGAGATTCTCGTGCTGACGTCCCGGCAGACCCGCCGCGCCGTCGTCCCCAAGGGCTGGCCTATGAAGAACCGGAAGCCCTGGAAGGCCGCGCAGGTCGAGGCCCGCCAGGAGTAA